The following coding sequences lie in one Globicephala melas chromosome 15, mGloMel1.2, whole genome shotgun sequence genomic window:
- the EEF2KMT gene encoding protein-lysine N-methyltransferase EEF2KMT isoform X1, producing MAPEDSAEAAPLLRSFERRFLAARALSSFPWQSLEEKLRDSSGTELLLDILQKTVKHPLCMKHPPSVKYAWSFLSELIRKHEAIHTEPLDELYEALAEVLTAEEPTQCHRSYLLPSGDSITLCESTAIISHGTTGLVTWNAALYLAEWAMENPAGFAHRTVLELGSGAGLTGLAICKMCRPRAYVFSDYHSHVLEQLQGNVLLNGLSLEPNVAALAQHPEHDTADAESPRVMVARVDWDVVTVPQLAAFQPDIVIAADVLYCPETVLSLVGVLQKLSACQKDQRVPDAYVAFTIRNPETCQLFTTELGRAGIPWEEVPRHDQKLFPYEEHSEMAILKLML from the exons ATGGCGCCTGAGGATAGCGCTGAGGCTGCGCCCCTGCTGCGAAGTTTCGAGCGCCGCTTCTTGGCGGCGCGCGCCCTGAGCTCTTTCCCCTGGCAG AGCctagaagagaaattaagggactCATCAGGTACTGAGCTGCTGCTGGATATTTTGCAGAAG ACCGTGAAGCATCCTCTGTGCATGAAGCATCCACCCTCAGTGAAGTATGCCTGGAGTTTTCTCTCAGAGCTCATCAGAAAG CACGAGGCTATCCACACGGAGCCTTTGGACGAGCTGTACGAGGCGTTGGCGGAGGTCCTGACGGCTGAGGAGCCCACCCAGTGCCACCGGAGCTACCTGCTG CCCTCCGGGGACTCTATCACACTCTGCGAGAGCACGGCCATCATTTCCCACGGCACCACGGGCCTGGTCACGTGGAATGCCGCGCTTTACCTGGCAGAGTGGGCCATGGAGAACCCAGCGGGCTTTGCTCACAG GACTGTCTTAGAGCTTGGCAGTGGAGCCGGCCTCACGGGCCTGGCCATTTGCAAGATGTGCCGGCCCAGAGCATACGTCTTCAGCGACTATCACAGCCATGTCCTCGAGCAGCTCCAAGGGAACGTCCTTCTCAACGGCCTCTCATTGGAGCCAAATGTCGCCGCCCTGGCCCAGCACCCAGAACACGACACCGCCGATGCAGAGAGccccagggtgatggtggcccggGTGGACTGGGATGTTGTGACGGTCCCTCAGCTTGCTGCCTTCCAGCCGGACATCGTCATTGCCGCAG ATGTGCTATATTGCCCAGAAACTGTCCTCTCCCTGGTCGGGGTCCTGCAGAAGCTCTCTGCCTGCCAGAAGGACCAGCGGGTTCCTGACGCCTACGTTGCCTTCACCATCCGCAACCCGGAGACATGTCAGCTGTTCACCACGGAGCTGG GCCGGGCTGGAATCCCGTGGGAAGAAGTGCCTCGTCACGACCAGAAACTGTTTCCCTACGAAGAGCACTCGGAGATGGCAATTCTGAAACTAATGCTGTAG
- the EEF2KMT gene encoding protein-lysine N-methyltransferase EEF2KMT isoform X3: MAPEDSAEAAPLLRSFERRFLAARALSSFPWQSLEEKLRDSSGTELLLDILQKPSGDSITLCESTAIISHGTTGLVTWNAALYLAEWAMENPAGFAHRTVLELGSGAGLTGLAICKMCRPRAYVFSDYHSHVLEQLQGNVLLNGLSLEPNVAALAQHPEHDTADAESPRVMVARVDWDVVTVPQLAAFQPDIVIAADVLYCPETVLSLVGVLQKLSACQKDQRVPDAYVAFTIRNPETCQLFTTELGRAGIPWEEVPRHDQKLFPYEEHSEMAILKLML, encoded by the exons ATGGCGCCTGAGGATAGCGCTGAGGCTGCGCCCCTGCTGCGAAGTTTCGAGCGCCGCTTCTTGGCGGCGCGCGCCCTGAGCTCTTTCCCCTGGCAG AGCctagaagagaaattaagggactCATCAGGTACTGAGCTGCTGCTGGATATTTTGCAGAAG CCCTCCGGGGACTCTATCACACTCTGCGAGAGCACGGCCATCATTTCCCACGGCACCACGGGCCTGGTCACGTGGAATGCCGCGCTTTACCTGGCAGAGTGGGCCATGGAGAACCCAGCGGGCTTTGCTCACAG GACTGTCTTAGAGCTTGGCAGTGGAGCCGGCCTCACGGGCCTGGCCATTTGCAAGATGTGCCGGCCCAGAGCATACGTCTTCAGCGACTATCACAGCCATGTCCTCGAGCAGCTCCAAGGGAACGTCCTTCTCAACGGCCTCTCATTGGAGCCAAATGTCGCCGCCCTGGCCCAGCACCCAGAACACGACACCGCCGATGCAGAGAGccccagggtgatggtggcccggGTGGACTGGGATGTTGTGACGGTCCCTCAGCTTGCTGCCTTCCAGCCGGACATCGTCATTGCCGCAG ATGTGCTATATTGCCCAGAAACTGTCCTCTCCCTGGTCGGGGTCCTGCAGAAGCTCTCTGCCTGCCAGAAGGACCAGCGGGTTCCTGACGCCTACGTTGCCTTCACCATCCGCAACCCGGAGACATGTCAGCTGTTCACCACGGAGCTGG GCCGGGCTGGAATCCCGTGGGAAGAAGTGCCTCGTCACGACCAGAAACTGTTTCCCTACGAAGAGCACTCGGAGATGGCAATTCTGAAACTAATGCTGTAG
- the EEF2KMT gene encoding protein-lysine N-methyltransferase EEF2KMT isoform X2, producing the protein MAPEDSAEAAPLLRSFERRFLAARALSSFPWQSLEEKLRDSSGTELLLDILQKTVKHPLCMKHPPSVKYAWSFLSELIRKPSGDSITLCESTAIISHGTTGLVTWNAALYLAEWAMENPAGFAHRTVLELGSGAGLTGLAICKMCRPRAYVFSDYHSHVLEQLQGNVLLNGLSLEPNVAALAQHPEHDTADAESPRVMVARVDWDVVTVPQLAAFQPDIVIAADVLYCPETVLSLVGVLQKLSACQKDQRVPDAYVAFTIRNPETCQLFTTELGRAGIPWEEVPRHDQKLFPYEEHSEMAILKLML; encoded by the exons ATGGCGCCTGAGGATAGCGCTGAGGCTGCGCCCCTGCTGCGAAGTTTCGAGCGCCGCTTCTTGGCGGCGCGCGCCCTGAGCTCTTTCCCCTGGCAG AGCctagaagagaaattaagggactCATCAGGTACTGAGCTGCTGCTGGATATTTTGCAGAAG ACCGTGAAGCATCCTCTGTGCATGAAGCATCCACCCTCAGTGAAGTATGCCTGGAGTTTTCTCTCAGAGCTCATCAGAAAG CCCTCCGGGGACTCTATCACACTCTGCGAGAGCACGGCCATCATTTCCCACGGCACCACGGGCCTGGTCACGTGGAATGCCGCGCTTTACCTGGCAGAGTGGGCCATGGAGAACCCAGCGGGCTTTGCTCACAG GACTGTCTTAGAGCTTGGCAGTGGAGCCGGCCTCACGGGCCTGGCCATTTGCAAGATGTGCCGGCCCAGAGCATACGTCTTCAGCGACTATCACAGCCATGTCCTCGAGCAGCTCCAAGGGAACGTCCTTCTCAACGGCCTCTCATTGGAGCCAAATGTCGCCGCCCTGGCCCAGCACCCAGAACACGACACCGCCGATGCAGAGAGccccagggtgatggtggcccggGTGGACTGGGATGTTGTGACGGTCCCTCAGCTTGCTGCCTTCCAGCCGGACATCGTCATTGCCGCAG ATGTGCTATATTGCCCAGAAACTGTCCTCTCCCTGGTCGGGGTCCTGCAGAAGCTCTCTGCCTGCCAGAAGGACCAGCGGGTTCCTGACGCCTACGTTGCCTTCACCATCCGCAACCCGGAGACATGTCAGCTGTTCACCACGGAGCTGG GCCGGGCTGGAATCCCGTGGGAAGAAGTGCCTCGTCACGACCAGAAACTGTTTCCCTACGAAGAGCACTCGGAGATGGCAATTCTGAAACTAATGCTGTAG
- the ALG1 gene encoding chitobiosyldiphosphodolichol beta-mannosyltransferase isoform X2: MGLVHGPGHPLVLLAKWYETLCGRLSHLNLCVTNAMREDLAENWGIKAVTVYDKPASFFKETPLDLQHQLFMKLSRTYSAFRACSEPLDSGMERSAFTERDAQSGTVTCLPGRPALLVSSTSWTEDEDFSILLAALEKFEQLIDDGESLPPLVCVITGKGPLKEYYSRLICQKHFQHIQVCTPWLEAEDYPLLLGSADLGVCLHRSSSGLDLPMKVVDMFGCCLPVCAVNFQCLHELVKHEENGLVFEDSEELAAQLQMLFSKFPDPAGKLNQFCKNLRESEQLRWDESWKRTVLPLITDT; the protein is encoded by the exons ATGGGTCTGGTGCACGGCCCCGGCCACCCCCTTGTTCTGCTGGCCAAGTG GTATGAGACGCTCTGTGGACGCCTGTCCCACCTGAACCTGTGTGTGACCAATGCGATGCGGGAAGACCTGGCAGAGAACTGGGGCATCAA AGCTGTGACTGTCTACGACAAGCCAGCATCTTTCTTTAAAGAGACGCCTTTGGACCTGCAACACCAGCTCTTTATGAAGCTGAGCCGCACCTACTCTGCATTCAGGGCCTG TTCAGAACCCTTGGACTCGGGCATGGAGAGGTCGGCCTTCACGGAGCGGGATGCCCAGAGTGGAACAGTGACCTGCCTTCCTGGGCGGCCGGCCCTTTTGGTCAGCAGCACGAGCTGGACAG AGGATGAAGACTTCTCCATCCTGTTGGCAGCATTAGAAA AGTTCGAACAGCTGATCGACGATGGAGAAAGCCTCCCTCCTCTGGTCTGTGTTATAACAG GCAAAGGGCCTCTGAAGGAGTATTACAGCCGCCTCATCTGCCAGAAGCATTTCCAGCACATCCAGGTCTGTACCCCATGGCTGGAGGCCGAGGACTACCCCTTGCTTCTAG GGTCTGCAGACCTGGGCGTCTGCCTACACCGGTCCTCCAGTGGCCTGGACCTGCCCATGAAGGTGGTGGACATGTTCGGGTGCTGCCTGCCTGTGTGTGCCGTGAACTTCCAGTG CTTACACGAGCTTGTGAAACACGAGGAAAATGGCCTGGTCTTCGAGGACTCAGAGGAGCTGGCAGCTCAGCTGCAG ATGCTTTTCTCAAAGTTTCCTGATCCTGCTGGCAAACTGAACCAGTTCTGCAAGAACCTCCGGGAGTCAGAGCAGCTTCGATGGGATGAGAGCTGGAAGCGGACAGTGCTCCCTTTGATTACGGACACGTGA
- the ALG1 gene encoding chitobiosyldiphosphodolichol beta-mannosyltransferase isoform X1: MAASCVVLLALALTLLLLVAWKRWRWGRAARHVIVVVLGDVGRSPRMQYHALSLAKCGFSVTFLGFCTSKPHDELLQSDRIQIVSLTELQRLAVGPHILQYGVKVVFQAVHLLWKLMCRKPAAYIFLQNPPGLPAIAVCWFAGCLCGSKLVIDWHNYGYSIMGLVHGPGHPLVLLAKWYETLCGRLSHLNLCVTNAMREDLAENWGIKAVTVYDKPASFFKETPLDLQHQLFMKLSRTYSAFRACSEPLDSGMERSAFTERDAQSGTVTCLPGRPALLVSSTSWTEDEDFSILLAALEKFEQLIDDGESLPPLVCVITGKGPLKEYYSRLICQKHFQHIQVCTPWLEAEDYPLLLGSADLGVCLHRSSSGLDLPMKVVDMFGCCLPVCAVNFQCLHELVKHEENGLVFEDSEELAAQLQMLFSKFPDPAGKLNQFCKNLRESEQLRWDESWKRTVLPLITDT, translated from the exons ATGGCGGCTTCCTGCGTGGTCCTGCTGGCGCTGGCCCTgacgctgctgctgctggtggcgTGGAAGCGCTGGCGGTGGGGGCGCGCGGCCCGCCACGTGATTGTCGTGGTGCTGGGCGACGTGGGCCGCAGTCCCCGCATGCAGTATCACGCACTGTCGTTGGCCAAGTGCGGCTTCTCCGTGACCTTCTTGGGGTTCTGCA CCTCCAAACCCCACGATGAGCTCTTGCAGAGCGACAGAATTCAGATTGTGAGTCTGACAGAACTTCAGAGACTTGCAG TTGGGCCCCATATTCTCCAGTATGGAGTCAAAGTTGTGTTTCAGGCAGTGCACTTGCTGTGGAAGTTGATGTGCAGGAAGCCAGCAGCTTACATCTTTCTCCAG AACCCTCCGGGCCTGCCCGCCATTGCCGTGTGCTGGTTTGCAGGCTGCCTTTGTGGGAGCAAGCTCGTCATTGACTGGCACAACTACGGCTACTCCATTATGGGTCTGGTGCACGGCCCCGGCCACCCCCTTGTTCTGCTGGCCAAGTG GTATGAGACGCTCTGTGGACGCCTGTCCCACCTGAACCTGTGTGTGACCAATGCGATGCGGGAAGACCTGGCAGAGAACTGGGGCATCAA AGCTGTGACTGTCTACGACAAGCCAGCATCTTTCTTTAAAGAGACGCCTTTGGACCTGCAACACCAGCTCTTTATGAAGCTGAGCCGCACCTACTCTGCATTCAGGGCCTG TTCAGAACCCTTGGACTCGGGCATGGAGAGGTCGGCCTTCACGGAGCGGGATGCCCAGAGTGGAACAGTGACCTGCCTTCCTGGGCGGCCGGCCCTTTTGGTCAGCAGCACGAGCTGGACAG AGGATGAAGACTTCTCCATCCTGTTGGCAGCATTAGAAA AGTTCGAACAGCTGATCGACGATGGAGAAAGCCTCCCTCCTCTGGTCTGTGTTATAACAG GCAAAGGGCCTCTGAAGGAGTATTACAGCCGCCTCATCTGCCAGAAGCATTTCCAGCACATCCAGGTCTGTACCCCATGGCTGGAGGCCGAGGACTACCCCTTGCTTCTAG GGTCTGCAGACCTGGGCGTCTGCCTACACCGGTCCTCCAGTGGCCTGGACCTGCCCATGAAGGTGGTGGACATGTTCGGGTGCTGCCTGCCTGTGTGTGCCGTGAACTTCCAGTG CTTACACGAGCTTGTGAAACACGAGGAAAATGGCCTGGTCTTCGAGGACTCAGAGGAGCTGGCAGCTCAGCTGCAG ATGCTTTTCTCAAAGTTTCCTGATCCTGCTGGCAAACTGAACCAGTTCTGCAAGAACCTCCGGGAGTCAGAGCAGCTTCGATGGGATGAGAGCTGGAAGCGGACAGTGCTCCCTTTGATTACGGACACGTGA